Sequence from the Microplitis demolitor isolate Queensland-Clemson2020A chromosome 2, iyMicDemo2.1a, whole genome shotgun sequence genome:
GCATTATTTGAATatacaaattacaaatattaattattgatcaaattagttaattaataaaaaaaaaatttttttttttgactcgcGTGACGTCTCAccgtatttaaaaaattttatatttcaattaataaattttaaatgttaataaaaattaataataaaagctCATGATTATACCACTACAGTTTTgggttttatattatttaattaaataattaattaattaatttagcgTTTTAAGGTCGTAAGAAGCATGAGGAGgacgttaaaaaaatctcaCGTCAACGTCATACAGTCAATGTTCTCGCgacgaattaaatttaaaattaaaaaaaaaaatgtagatatatataaataaatatttttaaatttatcgttcaTAAGTATATTCTTGagcagtaattttattaaaatgaaaaataatataattatcagtagattaaaaaaaaattctgatggatttttttaagattgttagttagtatatatatgcatatgtatatatgtacacagGATCGTCGcgtaatgtttaaaaataaaaaataaatgaaaggttttcaatttaaaaaaaaaaaaaaaaaataaataaataaaaaaaaaaattatgccaAAGCTTAGGGCAAGAACGCGCGTCCTCCCCgcgatcgaatttttttttaactttattccagtttaattattaatttttaaattgttaaattaccattaaataatatattgtagattatatttgattataaattaaagagccttaataatatgtttatcatgtattattgttattattttttttttaataatagtaatagtatgTACGATAGCTGTTGTATGTAATTAGCTTACTCATTCGGCCGTTAACTTGTTTAATCTTTCTCTCGTTgcctttattaaatattcattcacGTTACATCCACAAGCGCATCTGCATCTTCGTCTTCCTCGCCTcggttttatttacttaaacttttatttagtttattttcgatatttatgtataaagaaaaattttttttttttaaataaaaatatttaataataaatatcgaaAATTCGGTGACTAGCGACATTCCCAAATTTTCACTGTCTGATCTACGCTACCAGTTACCACATAAGGATGGCTTTTGTGAAaatctgtaaaataatttattatttaatatttattaattattaataattactataaggTAGCAataccaattatttattaaataatcaaaagaaataattgaattttacgactccaatatatattgtataaaatttataggtaaaaaatttttgatgaagacaataattaacataataattatttctgcatttaaatttaatgcgtaattaaatatttagaaaaagaatatatatttttcttaaacggCAGTCATGAACGTGCGTGTACTCGCTTAAATATACATCTGTAAAATATGACACGTGTTTTgtgtatttttaaacatttatcaatttatttttcaagctaataaattatagacaattgaatattattgtttataaatgtacgtaaaagattaaaatataGAACTCTCGTTTCATTACATAATACTGAACAATACCTAATGTAATGCAAGCATCAACTATAAAATGCAAAGGATGAATAAGACGCTTTTAAATTAGGGTCAAGGTGACTGCCCGGGTTGAGAATGAAGGCTGACATCTGTATTTTCCATTATTACCTGCATTGATACTGCGACTTTTAACGTCTGAAGCTGTCagttattttgatattaaaaaaataattgaggtCTAAAATTTGTAACAAAGTACATTATACGCCAAAGAAGGAAAGTACGACATTCCAACCCACGTGTATAATTGCTTACTTGAGCCGAAGGTGGATTGGGACGTCCTACCTCCGTggtaattgtatacaatttttcaccagatctgcacctgaaagtttaaatttttgcttttttttgtgGGTAAAATAGCGCATGctctaatttttatcatttgtcttctgataaaaaaaaaaaaaagaacgacTTTCTTCCCTCTAAACAGGGCAGGACTGAAACTTTCGGTGTAAATATggtgaaaaattacttttatcgTGTACCTGAAGATTGGAACAtttttcgcgcaacgaaaataaaaaaaaattttttttaatttgactgcTTAAGCGTGTCAACGGATAATTGGGGGTAGCTGCCTATGCGAAACCTTTCAGAAATCTAGATCCAGTGGATTTTTGacttttcattttgttttccTATTTTCCCCATTTCgcttattgaattttaaattttagcatACACCACAGTTGTCACGGTACTAATCTGAAATTAGTTTGTTTTAATTGCCTAAACAAGCATTGAAAGTTCAAGTTTCAAAGCAGAtgtcatgaaaatttaattgtaaacatgttaaatttaataactaacCGTTACTTAAATATAAGCTTAAtagaaacaattaattttaacgtGGTTGTCAGATAgaaatgcaaataaaatttgtacaataattaaaagttatcttcTCTCTAACAATCTATAATGATatccaattttaaaatttagtaactgacaaaaataaaatttgtcataaaatcaataaaacatattttagtTTAGCCGCTAGCACTAAATGTACTTACTTggtttaacaaaattaatatgattataaaaaaaattcaatttttataaaacttttattgagttttgaaattgggcagccctgtatataaatatatagggTAGAGGTATCATCTTTGACCACTTTAGGGTCGGTTTTagatattagaaaaattaaaataaaataatttgtaaaatatgcaattacaaagaaaatttttttcatactttttcattaattaaaaaaaagtcttaaatgtccaaaaatggagcagtggccTCAAATGGTATTTTTACCCTATGTGCCTTTCATAGtttatacgtatatatttttgctTGATCGGGTATTGAGGGTATGTGCTGACCAATTACTAGGGCTTATCGTATTCTAGTGATCATTTATAggattagataaattttttttaaccccaatttaaattaaatatacatataaacatcaaatctgattaaaaactcgtttattttatttacaaaactgaaaatagcttaaaaaaataatgaggaTGTTTTATTGGTACTGTAACCctgaaatgaataattaaaataaataattaataaaacttaccGATAGAAGTGCAAAAATGAACATGTGCTTCAAGCGTTTTCATAGCACGTTTATTACGTGTATCCCAAACTCTCATTGTCTTGTCATCAGACACACTGACAATAAATTTGCCACCAGGATGGAAGACGATACCGCGCACCCAATTGTCATGACCAAGTAGTACAAATAGACAAACACCAACACTGACATCCCATACGCGAATCGACTTGTCACGGGATCCTGAGGCTAAAAATGGGCCTTCGTGGGCTCCTTTATTGTCAGCACCAGCGGCGGCATTTATTGCCGCTCTCGCACTTTCTGGTGCCCAAGCAATGCACTCTACAACATGATCATGGTCACGTAATTCGacctgtaataaataaattatatccaATTAATAAtacgataataattaaaatataaattaattatcaatattaaaaataaatactttggTTTCTTTAGTAGCCATGTGCCACACTCTTACAGTCTGATCATTAGAACAACTGGCAATTAATTCACCACAAGGACTGACCCTTGCCATTCTAACCCATTCTCTGTGCCCAGTCAATGTTTTAACGCAATAGCCCGTAGCAACTTCCCatattttaatggttttatccCGTGAGGCACTCACTACAAAATCACCCTGTGGTACAAATACAACTGAATTGACATTATGGTCATGACCGTGCATTGTTTTAACGCATGCAAACGACTGGTGAAAGTCCCATATCTTTATAGACATATCTGCGCTGCATGACACCAGTAATTTTCCTGATGCATCGAATGCCACATCTTGCACACTGTCTGTATGACCCTTCAGGGTACGTTCGAATTCTCCACTTTCAAAATCCCATAccttattgaaaaaaattaaaaagtagattaaaacaaatttattatttttattattcaattatcaaGCTGCTGGAGGCCATAATGTTTTACGTGTTAGTTTTCTAAACtaatggatttaaataaaaatgggtAATGActtatttgtagagaatttaatttcctacaaaattgtactCGTACACTTTTATGATATCTTTAATAGTTAAgccagaattttaatttttttacgatattaaagtggtatttttaacaaaactttatttttaatagtaacTGAAAATTTCTAGAGTCTAAACTATTGAGTgtacgta
This genomic interval carries:
- the LOC103568683 gene encoding lissencephaly-1 homolog, with product MKMVLSQRQREELNKAIADYLSTNGYQDALEAFKKEADMPGEVERKYGGLLEKKWTSVIRLQKKVMELESKLSEAEKEFIEGAPTRGKRSSTEWIPRPPEKHCLTGHRAPINRVIFHPVFSLIVSASEDATIKVWDFESGEFERTLKGHTDSVQDVAFDASGKLLVSCSADMSIKIWDFHQSFACVKTMHGHDHNVNSVVFVPQGDFVVSASRDKTIKIWEVATGYCVKTLTGHREWVRMARVSPCGELIASCSNDQTVRVWHMATKETKVELRDHDHVVECIAWAPESARAAINAAAGADNKGAHEGPFLASGSRDKSIRVWDVSVGVCLFVLLGHDNWVRGIVFHPGGKFIVSVSDDKTMRVWDTRNKRAMKTLEAHVHFCTSIDFHKSHPYVVTGSVDQTVKIWECR